One Drosophila willistoni isolate 14030-0811.24 chromosome 2R unlocalized genomic scaffold, UCI_dwil_1.1 Seg167, whole genome shotgun sequence DNA segment encodes these proteins:
- the LOC6642680 gene encoding uncharacterized protein LOC6642680 — MVHQTRTPSKAIPAKHLSPMRSMDSPMGKYAVSSSPADSFLRNTRLTVSAAGSGGSNASLYKYNNMVSNNREQFNALHFC; from the coding sequence ATGGTTCATCAAACACGTACACCCAGCAAGGCCATCCCAGCCAAACACTTGAGTCCCATGCGTAGCATGGATTCACCCATGGGCAAATATGCTGTTTCCAGTAGTCCGGCGGATAGTTTCCTGCGGAACACACGACTCACTGTGAGTGCCGCAGGATCGGGAGGATCTAATGCTTCGCTGTATAAATACAACAACATGGTTAGCAATAATCGGGAGCAGTTCAATGCCCTCCATTTCTGCTAA
- the LOC6642467 gene encoding uncharacterized protein LOC6642467 yields MVYSERTDKCSASPKDAPKIDSTPTHKPSHSSGAWSSKASSDEKWKYNNMVKDNRDKFNGMHFS; encoded by the coding sequence ATGGTCTACTCTGAACGCACCGACAAATGTTCAGCCAGTCCCAAGGACGCTCCCAAAATCGACTCGACGCCAACGCATAAGCCGAGTCACAGTTCCGGCGCCTGGAGCAGCAAGGCCTCGAGTGACGAGAAATGGAAATACAACAATATGGTCAAGGATAACCGTGACAAGTTCAATGGCATGCACTTCTCTTAG
- the LOC26529024 gene encoding uncharacterized protein LOC26529024, which translates to MKTPDTKVKLLNNISLSKHLSSKKGGSSTSSCGNCLEFAVLTRLSSVP; encoded by the exons ATGAAGACACCGGACACCAAAGTCAAGCTCTTAAATAATATAAG tcTCTCTAAGCATCTGTCTTCGAAAAAAGGCGGCTCTAGCACCAGCAGCTGCGGCAATTGTCTAGAATTTGCAGTACTCACTCGTCTGTCCAGTGTGCCCTGA
- the LOC26530161 gene encoding uncharacterized protein LOC26530161 — translation MPKISKLKSLKQSRLGKSLSSRKGSRTGNSANNKELKVLTLLQTVP, via the exons ATGCCAAAAATTAGCAAACTAAAATCTCTCAAACAATCCAG ATTGGGCAAAAGTCTATCATCCAGAAAAGGATCTCGTACCGGAAACTCGGCCAACAATAAAGAACTCAAAGTGCTGACCTTGCTGCAGACTGTACCGTGA